The Chloroflexota bacterium nucleotide sequence CCAGGCCACCCGCCTCTTTGCCGGGCTGGACCTGCGTCAGGAATACTCGCCTCTGCCGATGGAGCTGGCCCTGGCGGAATGCGTGGCCGAGGAGCCGTCACCCCAGCCTGCCCCACGCCCCACCATTTCCCGCCCCGCCGCTCCCCACCCCGTAGCCGGGTTCGCCTCCCGGCGCGTTCCAACCCAGCCCCCCCCTGCACCTGCTCACAGGGAAATGCCTCCCGCGCCACCCCCGCCTCCGCCAGTCGTGGAGAAAGTCGAGCCTATCGCTCCACCTCCGGCCTCGGGGATAACCATAGAGTACCTGCGCCAGCAGTGGAAGGGTTTCGTCAGGTCCCTGCGGGGGGAAGGGTCCTCGGGGAACCTGGACGCCATGCTGAGGGGTGCCTGTGAGCCGGTGAGGCTGGAAGGGGACACCCTGGAGCTGGGCTTCTACTACAAGCTCCACATGGAGAAGATTGAGGACCCCAAATACCGCTTCCTGGTGGAAAAGAAGCTGAGGGAGGTCTTCGGGACCACCCTCAAAGTCAGTTGCTCCATGATGCCAAAGGAGCCCCCCCCTTCCAAGGAGCCCCTGGTCAAGACGGCCCTGGATATGGGGGCCAGGATTGTGGACGAGGAGGAAGCATGAACCCCAACTTGATGCGCCAGGCCCGGGAACTGGAGGCCAAACTGGCAAAGGCCCAGCAGGAACTGGAAAAGGCCACCGTGGAGGCCAGCACCGGGGGCGGGGCGGTGAAGATAGTCATCACCGGCCAGCAGAAGGTGCTGAAGGTCAGCATCTCCACCGAGGCCGTTGACCCCAGCGCCGTTGACCTCTTGGAGGACCTGGTCCTGACAGCGGTAAACGACGCCATCGCCCGCTCCCAGGAGCTGGCCAAACAGAAGCTCGGCTCCGTTGCCGGCTTCAAGCTGCCCTTCTAGCAGAATGTCAATCTCCGTGAGCATGGGTTCCAGGGGGTGAGGGTGACCCCTTTTCCCATTCCCACCTCGGAGCCCCTCTCCCGGCTGGTAGAGGAGCTGAACCGCCTCCCCGGCATCGGTCCCAAGACCGCCCAGCGCCTGGCCTACTACATCCTGCGGTCCCCGGGAGATGAAGCCCGAGCCCTGGCCGAGGCCATCCTGGCGGTCAAGGAGAAGGTGGTCCTCTGCTCCCGGTGCCAGAACATCACCGACCAGGATCCCTGCCTTTTCTGCCGGGACGAGAAGCGCAACCGCTCCATCATGTGCGTGGTGGAGGAGCCCCTGGACATCCTGGCCCTGGAGAGGAGCGGGGCCTACGGGGGCCTCTACCATGTGCTCCACGGTGCCCTCTCGCCCATGGACGGCATCGGCCCCGATGCCCTGAAGATAAGGGAACTACTTTCCCGGCTCCAAGACGGCGAGGTGAAGGAGGTCATCCTGGCCACCAACCCAAACCTGGAGGGGGAGGCCACCGCCCTCTACCTCCAGCGCCTCCTGTCCCCCCTGGGCCTGAAGCTCTCCCGCCTGGCCCGGGGCCTGCCCATGGGGTCGAGCCTTGAGTATGCCGATGAGGTCACCCTCACCCGAGCCCTGGAAGGCCGCCAGCCCCTCTAGACCATGCCCATACCGCGCACATATCAGACCGAGGCCGTGGTCCTGCGGGCCTATGACCTGGGGGAGGCCGACCGCCTGCTTATCATCCTCACCCCGGCCTGGGGAAAGGTCCGGGCGGTGGTGAGGGGGGCCAGAAAGCCCAAAAGCAAGCTGGGGGGACACCTGCAACCCTTCACCCATGTGGCCGTAGAGCTTGCCCAGGGGCGAAGCCTGTCCATCGTAACCGGGGCCCAGGTCCTCCACAGCTTCCTGCCCTTGAAGGAAGACCTGGTGAAGCTGGGCCAGGCATCCTATATCTGTGAGCTGGCGGATGCCTTTGCCCCTGAGGGGGAAGAGAACCGTCCCCTCTTTGACCTCCTCCTCTCCAGCCTCCGTTCCCTGGAGGAAGCTGGAGAGGGCCTCCTGCGCTACTTTGAGCTCCGCCTTCTGGGTCTCATGGGCTACGGGCCGGAGATGCGGGTCTGCCCCTCCTGCCGCACCCCCCTGGCCTCGCCGGGGCCTTTCAGCCCCTCCCTGGGGGGAAGCCTCTGCCCCGCCTGTGCCTTAAAGGAACCGGGGGCCTTCCCCCTCTCCCCAGCCGCCTTCCAGGCCCTGAGATACTTCCAGACCGCCGGCCTGGCCTCGGCCCTCAGGGTGAGGCTTGAGTCCCCTCTCCTCAGAGAATTGGGGCGGGTTTTGGGTAGCTACACCCGCTACATCCTCGAAAAGAAACCCAGGTCCGCAACCTTCCTGGAGCAACTGGATGATTTGATTGGGCCTTTACAGCCCGAGGGGAAAGGCTTATAATGGGTCACCAAAGGCGGGTTGACTGAGGGCTTTTGGCTCTCGGTTTCTTTTTAATAGGTCGGGAGGCTTTGATGCCGCAGAAACAATACTTCCTCACCCCTGAAGAGCTTGCTCGGAGAGAGAAAGAGCTGGAGCACCTCCACACGGTGCGCCGCCCCGAGGTGGCCGAGAAGATACGGCGGTCCAAGGAAATGGGCGGCACCGACCACAATGCGGAGTATGAGGATGCCAAGAATGAGCAGGCCTTCGTTGAGGGGCACATCCTGGAGCTGGAGAATGTCCTGAAGAACGCTGTTATTATCCAGCCGGGGAAGGCCGATGTGGTGAAGCTGGGCTCCCGGGTCACCGTGGTCAGCCAGGATGGCAAGCCCGAGTCCTATACCATCGTGGGCAGCACCGAGACCAGCCCCGGCGAAGGAAAGATCTCCCACCTCTCCCCTGTGGGGCGGGCCCTTCTGGGGAAGAAGAAGGGGGCGAAGGTGGAGGTCCCCGCCCCTGCTGGCACCATCCGCCTCCGCATCACCGCCATAGGGTAGTGGTCCAGCCCACCAGCCTGCGGCAGGCCCGCCTGGAAAAGCTGGAAAGGCTGCGCTCCCAGGGCGTTGACCCCTACCCCCCCCGATTCCACCGCACCCACACTATCCAGGAGGCCCTCCCCCTGGAAGGCAAAGAGACCCCGTGCCGCCTGGCGGGACGGATAACGGCCCAGAGGGAAATGGGCCGGGCCGCCTTCCTGGACATCCGGGACGGCACAGGCAAGGTGCAGGTCCTCCTCCGTCAGAACCTCTTGGGCCCGGAGAAATACGGCCAGCTCAATGAACTGGACCTGGGAGACTTTGTGGGGGTGGAGGGGAAGGTCATCCGCACCCGCACCGGGGAGCCGACCATAGAAGCCCGGGAGTTGGTGCTCCTGGCCAAGGCCCTTCAGCCCCTCCCTGAAAAATGGCACGGCCTGGTGGACACGGAAAAGCGCTACCGCCAGCGCTACCTGGACCTCATCACCAACCCCAAGACCCGCCAGACATTCCTGGTAAGGAGCCAGCTTATCTCCGCCCTGCGCCGCTTCATGGACAGCCGTGGCTTCCTGGAGGTGGAGACACCTATTTTCCAGGCCATCGCCGGTGGAGCCGCCGCCTGCCCCTTCGTCACCCACCACCACGCCCTGGACCAGGACCTCTACCTGAGAATAGCTACCGAGCTCCACCTCAAGCGCCTCCTCATCGGCGGCATGGACAAGGTCTATGAAATAGGCCGACTCTTCCGCAACGAGGGCATCTCCACCAAACACAACCCGGAGTTCACCACCATGGAGAGCTACGAAGCCTATACCGATTACCACGGTGTGATGGCCATGGTGGAGGAGATGATACCCTTCCTGGCCCGGGAGGTCCTGGGGACCACCACTATAACCTATCAGGGCCTAGAGGTCCGGCTTGACCCTCCCTGGCCCCGCCCCACCCTGCGGGAGCTCCTGAAGGAGAAGACGGGCCTGGACTCTATGGACTATCCCGATTACCCCTCCCTGAAAAGGGCCGTGGAGGAAAGGGGCCTTCTCCCGATAGAGCCGGGGCAACCCCCCAACCGGGGAAAGCTTATTGACAGGCTCCTCTCCCGCTACGGGGAGCCCGGCCTTATCCAGCCCACCTTCGTCCTGGACTACCCCCGGGAGATATCCCCACTGGCCAAGGGAAAACCTGGGGAGCCAGGGCTGGTGGAGCGCTTTGAGGCCTTCTGCGGAGGGATGGAAATAGCCAACGCCTTTACCGAGCTAAATGACCCCCTGGAGCAGCGAGAGCGCTTCCGGGAGCAGCAGCAGTTCCGGGCCGGGGGGGATGACGAAGCCGAGCTCCCCGACGAGGACTTCCTCCAGGCCCTGGAGTATGGCATGCCCCCCGCCGGGGGCCTGGGCGTGGGCATAGACCGGCTGGCCATGCTCTTCACCGACCAGCCCTCCATCCGGGAGGTCATCCTCTTCCCCCAGCTCAAGACCAAAGAAACCTAGAGAATCTCCAGCCACACCCGAGGCGATGACTTTCCACAGTACCATTGGGGCATAATTCTCCCACTTTTTTACCACTAACTTTTTGGCCCCTGGTGCGTTTCTCAGTTGACGACAAGGAGGGAATCATGAATAAGAAGGAGGGAATCTTGAAGAAGAATTGGGTTCGCGTCATTGGTGCTTTCTTGCTCCTCGCTGGCCTGGTCCTGGGGCTGGCCCCTGCCGCTGCCTTGGCCCAGGCCCAGGTGCTGGACCATGTGGTGGTCTCCCCGTCCAGCGCCACTGTCGCTGCGGGGGCGACTCAGCAGTTCTCGGCCCAGGGCTATGATGTCAGTAATGTAGCCATCCCTGGCCTGACCTATTTCTGGGCCGCGGCGGCAGCGAGCGGCGCCATCCACGCCACCAGCGGGGTGTTTACTGCAGGGAATGTCCCTGGCGTCTACCCCAACGCTGTCCAGGCCATTGTTGTCCAGAATGGCAATATCAAGTTCGGCAACGCCTCGGTGACTGTTACCGCCGTCGCCCCTACCTTGGACCACGTAACCATCGCCCCGGCGAGCGCCACACTGGCTCCCCAGGCCACCCAGCAGTTCTCGGCCCAGGGCTATGACGCCAGCAATGTGGCTCTCCCTAATCTCACCTACTACTGGTCGGTGGTGGTTGCGGGGGCAGGGATCATAACCCCGGCCGGGCTATTCACGGCGGGCACTATCCCTGGTGTCTATCCCAACGCCGTTCAGGGTATCGCCGTGCAGGGGAACGCAATAGTCAAGTATGCCACGGCCTCGGTGACTGTTACGGGTGTTACCGCCGGTGCTCTGGACCACGTTACGGTAACCCCCTCCAGCGCCACCCTGGCTCCCGGGGGCACCCAGCAGTTCTCGGCCCAGGGCTATGACGCCAGCAACGTGCCCATCCCTAACCTCGCCTACTACTGGTCGGTGGCGGTTGCGGGGGCGGGGACCATAACCCCGGCCGGGGTATTCAAGGCGGGCAGTATCCCTGGTTCCTACCCCAACGCCGTTCAGGGCATCGCCGTGCAGGGGAACGCAATCATCAAGTTCGCCACTGCCTCTGTGACCGTTTCGGGCGCTACCGCCGGTGCTCTGGACCATGTTAGGGTAACCCCCTCCAGCGCTAACGTGGCTGTGGGGGCCACCAGGCAGTTCTCGGCCCAGGGCTATGATGCTGCCAACAAGCCTATTCCTGGTCTTACCTACTACTGGTCGGTGGTGGTTGCCGGGGCAGGGACCATAACCCAGGCCGGGCTGTTCCAGGCGGGCAATGTCCCTAATTCCTACCCCAACGCCGTTCAGGCCATTGCCCTCCAGAACGGCACGGTCAAGTACGCCACGGCCTCGGTGACGGTTACAGCGGCACCACAGGCCGACGCCCTGACTTCCGGCACAAAGAGGCTCCACCTGCTGGTGGCCGCCTCCCTGAGAGGCATCGCTTTTGAGAACTTCCTGGGGGCCCAGTGGACGGTAAAGGAGAATGGCGCCACCTCTATCATCAAGGCCATCCCCGGAGTGGTCAAGGCCATCTCAAACACCTCCCTGACCCTGCTGCCAAACGGGCAGACCCAGACGGTGAGCTTCGCCCTTACTGCTGACACCCTAGTCCTGGCAAAGGACGGGCTTAAGGTTGATGAGAAGGCGGTGGTGGTCACCGTCAATGACCAGACCCGCCTGGTCCTGGAGGTCCCCATACCCAGCGTTGTCCAGTCCGCTCCCCCTGGCATCAGGAAGCAGTTGGACAAGTTGTTTGACAAGTTTGAAGACCGCTTCACTCCCCCCGGGTGGGATAAAGGCAAGAAGACGGGCTGGGACCGGGATGACGACGACGAGGACGATGACGACGATGACGACTAGCCCCTAGCCATCTTTCCCGCCTTGGCCTGCCTTCCTCCCGGAGGGCAGGCCCCTTTTTATCCCCTGGGAGAATGGCTATAATAATCCTGCCGTGCTGGATATGAGGCTCATCCGGGAAAACCCGGCCCTGGTGAAGAAGGCCCTCAGGGACAGGGGGGAGGAGGCCCCCCTTGAGGAGGTGCTGGCGCTGGACCAGGAGCGCCGAAGGCTGGTGCAAGAAACAGAGGCCCTTCAGGCCGAGCACAACCGCCAGAGCAGGGAAATAGGCCGCTTGATGTCGGCTGGATTGCATCCGGCGGCTGGACAGTTGAGAATGAAGCTGAGCCAGGTCAGCAAGAGCATAGAAAAGCTTGAAAAAGAGATTGAGCAAAACGATGCCTCGCTCCAGGACCTCCTCCTGCGCCTCCCCAACATCCCCCACCCCTCGGTGCCGGTGGGGCATGATGAGAAGGACAGCCCTATTATCCGCACCTGGGGAGAGCCAAGAGAATTCCCCTTCCAGCCCCTTCCCCACTGGGACCTGGGGCCCCGCCTGGGCATCATAGACTTTGAGCGGGGGGCGAAGCTCTCCGGGACCCGCTTCTATGTCCTGCAGGGGGCTGGCTCCCTTCTCCAGCGCTCCCTCATCAACTTCATGCTGGACCTGCACACAAGGGAGCACGGCTATAAGGAGGTCTATCTCCCCTTCATGGTGCGGGGCTACTGCCTGGTGGGGAGCGGTAACCTGCCCAAGTTCGGCGACAATCTGTACCGCGATGCCGAGGAGGACTTCTGGTTCGTCCCCACCGCCGAGGTCCCCCTCACCAACCTCCACCGGGACGAGATTCTGGAGCCGGGGGCCCTGCCCATACATTATGTCGCCTACACCGCCTGCTTCCGCCGGGAGAAGATGGCGGCGGGGAGGGACACCCGGGGCCTCAAGAGGGGGCACCAGTTTGACAAGGTGGAGCTGTACAAGTTCACCACCCCCGAAAGCTCTGACCAGGCGCTGGAGAAGATGGTGCGGGATGCCGAGGATGTCTGCCAGAGGCTGGGCATCCCCTACCGGATAAAGGAGCTTTGCACCGGGGAGCTGGGCTTTGCCTCCAGGCAGTCCTACGATATTGAGATGTGGGCCCCCG carries:
- a CDS encoding YbaB/EbfC family nucleoid-associated protein, with amino-acid sequence MNPNLMRQARELEAKLAKAQQELEKATVEASTGGGAVKIVITGQQKVLKVSISTEAVDPSAVDLLEDLVLTAVNDAIARSQELAKQKLGSVAGFKLPF
- the recR gene encoding recombination mediator RecR; the encoded protein is MPTSEPLSRLVEELNRLPGIGPKTAQRLAYYILRSPGDEARALAEAILAVKEKVVLCSRCQNITDQDPCLFCRDEKRNRSIMCVVEEPLDILALERSGAYGGLYHVLHGALSPMDGIGPDALKIRELLSRLQDGEVKEVILATNPNLEGEATALYLQRLLSPLGLKLSRLARGLPMGSSLEYADEVTLTRALEGRQPL
- the recO gene encoding DNA repair protein RecO, which gives rise to MVLRAYDLGEADRLLIILTPAWGKVRAVVRGARKPKSKLGGHLQPFTHVAVELAQGRSLSIVTGAQVLHSFLPLKEDLVKLGQASYICELADAFAPEGEENRPLFDLLLSSLRSLEEAGEGLLRYFELRLLGLMGYGPEMRVCPSCRTPLASPGPFSPSLGGSLCPACALKEPGAFPLSPAAFQALRYFQTAGLASALRVRLESPLLRELGRVLGSYTRYILEKKPRSATFLEQLDDLIGPLQPEGKGL
- the greA gene encoding transcription elongation factor GreA; protein product: MPQKQYFLTPEELARREKELEHLHTVRRPEVAEKIRRSKEMGGTDHNAEYEDAKNEQAFVEGHILELENVLKNAVIIQPGKADVVKLGSRVTVVSQDGKPESYTIVGSTETSPGEGKISHLSPVGRALLGKKKGAKVEVPAPAGTIRLRITAIG
- the lysS gene encoding lysine--tRNA ligase: MRQARLEKLERLRSQGVDPYPPRFHRTHTIQEALPLEGKETPCRLAGRITAQREMGRAAFLDIRDGTGKVQVLLRQNLLGPEKYGQLNELDLGDFVGVEGKVIRTRTGEPTIEARELVLLAKALQPLPEKWHGLVDTEKRYRQRYLDLITNPKTRQTFLVRSQLISALRRFMDSRGFLEVETPIFQAIAGGAAACPFVTHHHALDQDLYLRIATELHLKRLLIGGMDKVYEIGRLFRNEGISTKHNPEFTTMESYEAYTDYHGVMAMVEEMIPFLAREVLGTTTITYQGLEVRLDPPWPRPTLRELLKEKTGLDSMDYPDYPSLKRAVEERGLLPIEPGQPPNRGKLIDRLLSRYGEPGLIQPTFVLDYPREISPLAKGKPGEPGLVERFEAFCGGMEIANAFTELNDPLEQRERFREQQQFRAGGDDEAELPDEDFLQALEYGMPPAGGLGVGIDRLAMLFTDQPSIREVILFPQLKTKET
- the serS gene encoding serine--tRNA ligase, with the translated sequence MLDMRLIRENPALVKKALRDRGEEAPLEEVLALDQERRRLVQETEALQAEHNRQSREIGRLMSAGLHPAAGQLRMKLSQVSKSIEKLEKEIEQNDASLQDLLLRLPNIPHPSVPVGHDEKDSPIIRTWGEPREFPFQPLPHWDLGPRLGIIDFERGAKLSGTRFYVLQGAGSLLQRSLINFMLDLHTREHGYKEVYLPFMVRGYCLVGSGNLPKFGDNLYRDAEEDFWFVPTAEVPLTNLHRDEILEPGALPIHYVAYTACFRREKMAAGRDTRGLKRGHQFDKVELYKFTTPESSDQALEKMVRDAEDVCQRLGIPYRIKELCTGELGFASRQSYDIEMWAPGMGEWLEVSSLSSCGDFQARRASIRYRPAPTARPQFVHTLNGSGLALPRVLIALLENHQQANGSVLVPEVLRPYMGGLAAIG